A stretch of Bacillus pseudomycoides DNA encodes these proteins:
- a CDS encoding sensor histidine kinase produces the protein MKAHTLQKKLTIFYALTLLIPILIILLLMPSYYQYLIEKETPTLTENTLTALSHNIETYLDDLEQITTLPYFNDNLMKALKIRASGDYNHDMPTKIFVEKTLTNSLPTYLQNLRQDIVGTIILPVDGSVYIRTNNGSSAVEGYPYMKQAWYKKAIAADGKATFISAHSQNYLVNPPADEVFSVARLIKDPESLKPLGVSMANADTATLRRVMSDNHFSVDSTRAIFNENGELFYASSSLSKDMLDQIKNKETTIKGEHDSYITVSKEIQPANWKIVVLLSKSQLSDKIKWMYIVGVLFAAGGLLLTVFLFFILSRWITDPFKKLIGVMNKVQQGDLHARSVTNGNDEIAQLGNTFNSMIDKINELIDSEYKAVLNQRNAENRALQSQIQPHFLFNTLNGFIALNRMGERKTLEKAILSLSSMLRYSLGRENWTTIKEAFQFLEKYCKLQQLRFQDRLQVEIHYDEMLSNYNIPKLLLQPLVENAIIHGIEPSGKPCKLTISAAIKDIFHEPHLVIRIHDNGIGFNTESKKNSESIGIPNVCERLKMTYPESTFSIESKEGSGTNVTIQIPEKDVRK, from the coding sequence ATGAAAGCGCATACACTTCAGAAGAAATTAACAATCTTCTATGCTTTAACACTGTTAATACCAATCCTCATTATTTTGCTTTTGATGCCGTCCTATTATCAATATCTAATAGAAAAAGAAACCCCGACTTTAACGGAAAATACATTAACTGCATTAAGCCATAATATTGAAACATATCTAGATGATTTAGAACAGATTACAACCCTCCCTTATTTTAATGACAATTTGATGAAAGCACTTAAGATAAGAGCGTCCGGTGATTATAACCATGATATGCCGACAAAGATATTTGTCGAAAAGACGCTGACGAACAGCTTGCCTACCTATCTTCAAAACTTACGTCAAGATATTGTGGGGACTATTATTCTTCCTGTTGACGGATCGGTTTATATAAGGACGAATAATGGATCAAGTGCTGTCGAAGGGTACCCGTATATGAAACAAGCATGGTATAAAAAAGCAATTGCTGCTGATGGAAAAGCAACATTTATCAGTGCACATTCACAAAATTATTTAGTGAATCCTCCTGCTGACGAGGTGTTTTCTGTCGCCCGCCTTATCAAAGACCCAGAATCACTAAAACCTTTAGGAGTGAGTATGGCTAATGCAGATACTGCTACATTAAGAAGAGTGATGAGCGACAATCATTTTAGTGTAGATTCAACACGAGCAATTTTTAATGAAAACGGAGAGTTATTTTATGCAAGCTCATCCTTATCTAAAGACATGCTGGACCAAATTAAAAATAAAGAAACGACGATTAAAGGTGAACATGATTCTTATATCACCGTTTCTAAAGAGATACAACCCGCCAATTGGAAAATTGTCGTATTACTTTCAAAATCTCAACTAAGCGACAAGATAAAATGGATGTATATAGTAGGCGTTTTATTTGCTGCTGGCGGCCTGCTGTTAACCGTTTTCCTGTTTTTTATTCTTTCACGATGGATTACGGATCCTTTTAAAAAGTTGATTGGTGTCATGAACAAAGTGCAGCAAGGGGACTTGCATGCTCGGTCTGTAACAAATGGTAACGATGAAATTGCTCAGCTTGGAAATACATTTAACAGCATGATCGATAAAATCAACGAGCTTATTGACAGTGAATATAAAGCTGTACTAAATCAGCGAAACGCCGAAAACCGGGCTCTTCAGTCACAGATTCAGCCCCATTTCCTGTTTAATACATTAAACGGTTTTATCGCTTTGAATCGGATGGGTGAGCGAAAAACACTTGAAAAAGCGATCTTATCTCTAAGCTCAATGCTCCGGTACAGTTTAGGCCGGGAAAATTGGACGACAATTAAAGAGGCATTTCAATTTTTGGAAAAATATTGCAAACTTCAACAGTTGCGTTTTCAAGACCGATTGCAAGTAGAGATACATTATGACGAGATGCTAAGCAACTACAATATCCCAAAGTTATTGCTTCAACCTCTTGTTGAAAACGCAATCATCCACGGAATTGAACCATCGGGCAAGCCATGTAAACTGACCATTTCTGCGGCAATTAAAGACATTTTTCATGAGCCGCATCTGGTGATCCGCATTCACGATAATGGTATCGGGTTTAATACAGAAAGCAAGAAAAATAGCGAGAGCATCGGTATTCCGAATGTATGCGAACGATTAAAAATGACCTACCCTGAATCTACATTTTCAATTGAAAGTAAGGAAGGCTCAGGTACAAATGTCACCATTCAAATCCCAGAAAAGGATGTGAGAAAATGA
- a CDS encoding carbohydrate ABC transporter permease, translated as MNRGKKKQWLLLTTIIISIFHIIPMYLLMSTSFKNEGDLSSKWAFPKYLYLDNFKNAWEQANLGTAFINNIIITVVSVFLVLVIGALASYPLARFQTKLNKFIYMLCISALIVPPLTILVPLYQFIVDLGGLNSYWAVIALHVTFNLPMTIFLFTGFISTIPRELDEAAMIDGASRIGLFFRIILPLLKPVTVTVIILTGVAIWNDYQFSVFFLQSSDMATITVALSKFFSMFNNNVGWVAAGSLMAMLPLTILYLFLQRYFIQGLSSGAVKD; from the coding sequence ATGAATAGAGGAAAGAAAAAACAATGGCTTCTGCTTACAACGATTATCATCAGCATTTTTCATATCATTCCGATGTATTTACTGATGAGTACGTCGTTTAAGAATGAAGGTGACTTAAGTTCGAAATGGGCGTTTCCGAAGTATTTATACCTGGACAATTTTAAAAACGCATGGGAACAGGCTAATTTAGGCACAGCATTTATCAACAACATCATTATTACTGTTGTTTCAGTTTTTCTTGTTCTTGTAATCGGGGCTCTGGCTTCTTATCCATTAGCAAGATTTCAAACAAAATTAAACAAATTCATATACATGCTTTGTATTTCTGCACTGATTGTACCACCGTTAACGATACTTGTTCCGTTATATCAATTTATTGTTGATCTTGGAGGATTAAATTCATACTGGGCGGTCATTGCGTTGCATGTAACCTTTAACCTGCCAATGACGATTTTCCTGTTTACAGGATTCATCAGTACGATCCCGCGTGAATTGGACGAAGCCGCAATGATTGACGGAGCTTCAAGAATCGGGCTGTTCTTTAGAATTATTTTGCCGTTATTGAAACCGGTTACGGTTACGGTCATTATTTTGACTGGAGTAGCTATTTGGAATGACTACCAATTCTCTGTATTTTTCCTTCAATCAAGTGACATGGCAACTATTACAGTCGCACTGTCAAAATTCTTTTCTATGTTTAACAATAACGTGGGCTGGGTAGCTGCGGGGTCGTTGATGGCAATGCTCCCACTAACAATTCTTTACCTCTTCTTACAGAGATACTTTATTCAAGGTCTATCATCCGGGGCCGTGAAAGATTAA
- a CDS encoding carbohydrate ABC transporter permease, with amino-acid sequence MQNQAAKNSSPAVRSEIPKVKSIKVRKKSNSLINLMYLPALLLFCVFIFYPFFKGIAISFTNWDGYSQTSSWVGIENYKRMFNDLNIGTVVKNTLIYGLGSTFFQNLIGLVYALLLNQSIKTRGLTRTIVYLPVIISPLIMGYIWYFIFQLNGGALNDIILLFQDEPINLLANPTVNVWIITFVNTFQYLGIAMTIYLAGLQSIPKDYYEAAGLDGASTFGRFWHITLPMLAPSITINIVLNIIGGLKLFDVIVAMTNGGPGYASQSLSTMMYQIYFARQDAGYAASLGNLMFVLISAISLVSLVYLRRKEITR; translated from the coding sequence ATGCAAAACCAAGCTGCCAAAAACAGTAGTCCGGCTGTTAGGTCGGAGATACCAAAAGTAAAATCAATAAAAGTGCGAAAAAAATCAAATTCCTTAATTAATTTAATGTATTTGCCAGCATTATTGCTTTTCTGTGTGTTTATTTTTTATCCCTTTTTTAAAGGGATTGCTATATCGTTTACGAACTGGGATGGCTATTCACAAACGTCGAGTTGGGTTGGTATAGAAAATTATAAAAGAATGTTCAATGATCTCAACATTGGTACAGTCGTGAAAAACACACTCATCTATGGTCTCGGAAGTACTTTCTTCCAGAACTTAATTGGATTAGTGTACGCTCTTTTATTAAACCAAAGCATTAAAACAAGAGGATTAACAAGAACCATTGTTTACTTACCGGTTATTATCAGCCCGCTTATTATGGGGTATATCTGGTATTTTATTTTCCAGCTTAACGGTGGAGCATTAAACGACATCATTCTTCTATTCCAGGATGAACCGATTAATTTGCTGGCAAACCCTACGGTAAATGTGTGGATTATTACATTCGTCAACACCTTCCAATACTTAGGGATTGCGATGACTATTTATTTGGCTGGTCTGCAGTCAATTCCAAAAGACTACTACGAAGCTGCAGGTTTGGACGGTGCATCGACGTTCGGTCGTTTCTGGCATATCACACTGCCAATGCTGGCACCTTCCATTACCATCAATATCGTCTTAAATATTATTGGCGGTCTGAAATTGTTCGATGTAATCGTGGCAATGACAAACGGTGGACCGGGCTATGCTTCTCAATCACTGTCAACCATGATGTACCAAATATACTTTGCGCGCCAGGATGCAGGATATGCAGCTTCATTAGGAAACCTCATGTTTGTACTCATTAGTGCCATCAGTTTAGTATCTCTAGTCTACTTAAGAAGAAAGGAGATTACAAGATGA
- a CDS encoding response regulator has product MRVLIADDEGLIRTSLRSMLEELDFPIEFVGEAANGEEMIEKLKETEPDIIFVDIRMPKLTGLEAIKIGKTISPWTQWIILTGFSKFIYAQEAIQLGAANYLLKPVSLEELEKALQQLFEQHQKHLIRLNKGFENDMVALYHGLSSVNEIDNEGMISNSGLKSAVFYVDSHLEEKAKAEHLRKFRYSLQETVSHFLSPGVRIALFTLPNGELITVVCWGCTKGSREESKSNIRQYFKIITDTLTRFCNADLSITMIESEECSSFDSLYYQINKVQVNSPLRTVLGSGRKWDLAELNVDRIDSKTNELSAFLIKLSKYYKERLYLEFMKTLSALEKQLPRMDLTVAIKKNIQHFLLASTGCHLNVNEDITSWMKQLQTHSDNLLARNQKDENRQQDIIDQVITFIEQQYINDIGIGQIAEKLGVTPNYLSTLFRKKTGITFMKYLTQTRMLKAKELLVEPHIQVQQVAGKVGYYSTRHFTKLFTEFAGCYPSEYRKQFIK; this is encoded by the coding sequence ATGAGGGTTTTAATAGCGGATGATGAAGGTTTGATCAGAACCAGCTTGAGAAGCATGCTTGAAGAACTAGATTTTCCAATCGAATTCGTCGGTGAAGCAGCAAACGGCGAAGAAATGATAGAGAAATTGAAAGAAACTGAACCGGATATCATCTTTGTTGATATCCGGATGCCCAAATTAACTGGATTGGAAGCAATCAAAATCGGCAAAACGATCTCACCGTGGACCCAGTGGATTATTCTCACCGGTTTTTCCAAATTTATTTATGCCCAGGAGGCCATCCAACTGGGTGCTGCAAATTATTTATTAAAACCAGTAAGTCTCGAAGAATTAGAAAAGGCATTACAGCAACTGTTTGAACAGCACCAGAAACATTTGATCAGATTGAACAAAGGATTTGAAAACGACATGGTTGCTCTCTATCATGGGCTTAGTTCTGTTAATGAGATTGATAACGAAGGTATGATTTCTAATAGCGGCCTTAAAAGCGCTGTCTTCTACGTTGACAGTCATCTGGAAGAGAAAGCAAAAGCGGAGCATTTACGAAAGTTCCGTTATTCGTTACAAGAGACGGTGAGTCATTTCTTATCCCCAGGAGTTAGAATCGCACTGTTTACGTTGCCAAACGGCGAACTGATTACAGTAGTATGCTGGGGATGCACAAAAGGAAGCAGGGAAGAAAGTAAAAGTAATATTAGACAATACTTTAAAATCATTACTGATACTTTGACTCGATTTTGTAATGCTGACTTGTCTATTACCATGATCGAGAGTGAAGAATGTTCATCTTTTGATAGTCTTTATTATCAAATCAACAAAGTACAGGTTAATTCCCCGTTGCGTACAGTCCTTGGCAGCGGCAGAAAATGGGATTTGGCAGAGTTAAATGTTGATAGAATAGACAGCAAAACAAATGAACTAAGTGCTTTTCTGATAAAACTGTCTAAATATTATAAAGAAAGATTATACTTGGAATTTATGAAAACGCTGTCTGCACTAGAAAAGCAATTACCAAGAATGGACCTTACTGTCGCTATCAAAAAAAATATTCAACATTTCTTATTAGCTTCTACCGGATGCCACCTTAATGTGAACGAAGATATCACGTCATGGATGAAACAACTTCAAACACATAGTGATAACCTCTTAGCTAGAAATCAAAAAGATGAAAACCGGCAGCAGGATATCATAGACCAAGTGATCACGTTTATCGAGCAGCAATACATAAACGATATCGGTATTGGTCAAATTGCAGAAAAACTTGGTGTTACCCCCAACTACTTAAGCACCTTGTTTCGTAAAAAAACTGGAATAACGTTTATGAAATATTTAACACAGACCCGTATGTTAAAAGCAAAGGAACTATTAGTTGAACCTCATATTCAGGTACAGCAAGTAGCAGGGAAGGTTGGTTATTATAGCACAAGACATTTCACCAAACTATTTACGGAATTCGCCGGCTGCTATCCTTCGGAATATCGCAAACAATTTATCAAATAA
- a CDS encoding phosphotransferase, translating into MINLEKKILKLINEIYPVDFIKVKSVTNEMYQCIAEQGDYFVRITNYKTYEEQLEEVKYTDFLYREGLGVPPIITSVNGKLVEKITLDRELFIVLYKAASGIHLPRSQWNSSVLKKLGQQIGRLHRLSKKFESIEPIKHINDWYDNEEYSFLNYIPKEEGIIREFAHDVLSSIKKLPKSPSNYGLIHGDLWLENILVENDLNLTMIDFQDCEKHFYIFDLAVPIYSALEYSFVGNGNIVDYENSITQAIVDGYQEENEISEEMIDKLPLFIKLKEIFEYSLMHMYWNKEELAEEQVRIMNLYRIRIENNHSFLNI; encoded by the coding sequence ATGATTAATCTAGAAAAAAAGATACTTAAATTAATTAATGAAATATATCCGGTAGATTTTATTAAAGTTAAATCAGTAACAAATGAAATGTATCAGTGTATTGCGGAACAAGGTGACTACTTCGTTAGAATAACTAACTATAAAACGTATGAAGAACAGTTGGAAGAAGTTAAATATACAGACTTTTTATATAGGGAAGGTTTAGGAGTACCTCCAATAATAACTTCTGTAAATGGTAAATTAGTAGAAAAAATAACATTAGACAGAGAGCTTTTTATTGTATTGTACAAAGCTGCTTCTGGTATACACTTACCAAGAAGTCAATGGAATTCCAGTGTGTTGAAAAAATTGGGTCAGCAAATTGGTAGATTACATCGTTTGTCTAAAAAGTTTGAAAGTATTGAACCGATAAAACATATAAACGATTGGTATGATAATGAGGAATATTCTTTTCTTAACTATATCCCTAAAGAAGAAGGTATTATTAGAGAATTTGCACATGATGTTTTATCTTCTATAAAAAAACTGCCAAAGAGTCCTTCAAATTATGGCTTGATACACGGCGATTTATGGTTAGAAAACATATTAGTAGAAAATGATTTGAATTTGACAATGATTGATTTTCAAGATTGTGAGAAGCATTTTTATATATTTGATTTAGCAGTTCCAATCTATAGCGCGTTGGAGTATTCGTTTGTAGGGAATGGTAACATAGTTGACTATGAGAATTCCATTACACAAGCAATAGTTGACGGATACCAAGAGGAAAATGAAATATCTGAAGAAATGATAGATAAGCTTCCTTTATTTATTAAATTAAAGGAAATATTTGAATATAGCTTAATGCATATGTACTGGAATAAAGAGGAATTAGCTGAAGAACAAGTACGAATAATGAACCTTTATAGAATAAGGATTGAAAATAATCATTCCTTTCTTAACATATAA
- a CDS encoding ABC transporter substrate-binding protein, with protein sequence MKKFTVLFLILLLTIGLFGCGKGTSGEASEKGKGKVKLTVAFSMADQSSKNAFLEIIKDFEKENPNIKVDAQELGSYENTMKMKMASNELPDLFDTHGWSIKRYGNYLADLSGEQWVANLSDSIKPVITDEKGKVYAFPLNEAKDGVLYNVEVLEKYKIEPPKTFDELMDASEKIVKESNGEVTPFFFSGLDSWTIGQYFDYFATPLLISPKENHADELLNNKFNWNNWTYLPEKFKEMYKKGYINKEMLTAKYVDEARLFAENKLAFALHGPASLADVKKINSNAKLGVFPIPAIQEGDKPTFAGGERYTLGLWKDSKHPKEAKKLLAFFSKEENVKKMADVTFSPAPFKSVEGGAELTTYYEKYKDIRVFSYFDRAYLPNGMWDVMLTNGEELISGNITPEQYSENMEKEVKRLNSQQKK encoded by the coding sequence ATGAAAAAATTTACTGTTCTATTCTTAATTCTTTTATTAACCATTGGCTTGTTCGGCTGCGGCAAGGGAACTTCTGGTGAGGCATCAGAAAAGGGAAAAGGGAAAGTTAAACTCACCGTAGCCTTCAGTATGGCTGACCAGAGCTCAAAAAATGCTTTCTTAGAAATCATCAAAGATTTTGAAAAGGAAAATCCGAATATTAAAGTGGATGCACAAGAACTGGGATCATACGAAAACACCATGAAAATGAAAATGGCTTCCAATGAATTACCAGATTTGTTCGATACCCACGGTTGGTCAATCAAACGCTATGGCAATTATTTAGCTGATTTAAGCGGTGAACAGTGGGTTGCCAATCTTTCCGATTCGATAAAGCCCGTTATTACAGATGAAAAAGGAAAAGTGTATGCGTTTCCACTTAATGAAGCAAAAGACGGCGTTTTATACAACGTTGAGGTGTTAGAAAAATATAAGATTGAACCGCCTAAAACATTTGATGAGCTGATGGATGCTTCGGAAAAAATTGTGAAAGAAAGCAATGGAGAAGTAACACCGTTTTTCTTTTCCGGACTTGATTCCTGGACAATCGGTCAATATTTCGATTACTTTGCGACCCCGTTGTTAATCAGCCCGAAAGAAAATCATGCAGATGAACTGTTAAATAACAAGTTTAACTGGAATAACTGGACTTATCTTCCAGAGAAGTTCAAAGAAATGTATAAAAAGGGGTACATCAATAAAGAAATGTTAACAGCAAAATATGTGGATGAGGCCCGCTTGTTTGCGGAAAACAAATTAGCTTTTGCACTCCATGGTCCGGCATCTTTAGCAGATGTGAAAAAAATCAATTCGAATGCCAAATTAGGTGTATTTCCTATTCCGGCAATTCAGGAGGGCGATAAACCTACTTTCGCAGGCGGTGAGCGCTATACGCTCGGTCTCTGGAAAGATTCGAAGCATCCTAAGGAAGCGAAAAAGCTGTTAGCATTCTTTTCGAAAGAAGAAAACGTGAAAAAGATGGCTGATGTAACGTTCTCACCTGCTCCGTTTAAAAGCGTTGAAGGCGGCGCAGAATTAACAACATACTATGAGAAATATAAGGATATTAGAGTATTCTCGTACTTTGACCGTGCGTATCTGCCAAACGGCATGTGGGATGTGATGCTCACGAATGGTGAGGAGTTAATCTCTGGAAACATTACACCTGAGCAATATTCCGAAAATATGGAAAAAGAAGTAAAACGTTTAAATAGCCAGCAGAAAAAATAA
- a CDS encoding alpha-glucosidase/alpha-galactosidase, which translates to MSKITFLGAGSTIFAKNVLGDCMLIPSIQGFEFALFDIDHQRLKDSENILQNLKISSGSNVHIKTYTDRKEALRGAKYVINAIQVGGYEPCTVTDFEIPKKYGLRQTIGDTIGIGGIFRALRTIPVMLDFAKDIREVCPDAWFLNYTNPMATLTAAMIRYGGVKTVGLCHSVQVCVPYLFRSLGMDTENVQWKIAGINHMAWLLEVTRDGKDLYPEIKKRAAEKQKEKHDDMVRLELMNRFGYYVTESSEHNAEYHPYFIKRNYPELIDKLNIPLDEYPRRCVNQIEDWVKMREDLVNNKNLTHKRTHEYASYIIDAMETDKPFKLHGNVLNTGGLINNLPEKSVVEVLCLVDRSGITPCYVGELPEQLAALNRTNINTQLLTIEAAITGKREHIYHAAMLDPHTAAELSIDDIVLLCDDLIEAHGDWLPQFKGSAVLKTI; encoded by the coding sequence ATGTCAAAAATTACATTTCTAGGTGCCGGAAGTACGATTTTTGCCAAAAATGTACTTGGTGACTGCATGTTAATACCTAGTATCCAAGGGTTCGAGTTTGCCCTGTTTGATATTGACCATCAACGCTTAAAGGATTCTGAGAACATTCTGCAAAATCTAAAGATAAGCTCTGGTAGCAATGTGCACATCAAGACTTATACGGACCGGAAAGAGGCGTTAAGAGGAGCAAAATACGTCATTAATGCCATACAGGTCGGCGGCTATGAGCCTTGTACGGTGACCGACTTCGAAATTCCGAAAAAGTACGGGCTTCGCCAGACGATTGGAGATACAATCGGTATTGGCGGCATTTTCCGCGCATTACGAACCATTCCGGTGATGCTTGATTTTGCCAAAGATATCCGTGAAGTTTGTCCGGATGCTTGGTTTTTAAACTATACAAACCCGATGGCGACGTTAACGGCGGCTATGATTCGTTACGGCGGCGTAAAAACGGTCGGATTGTGCCACAGCGTCCAAGTTTGTGTTCCGTACTTATTTCGTTCGCTCGGAATGGATACAGAAAATGTCCAGTGGAAAATTGCCGGAATCAATCATATGGCCTGGCTTTTAGAAGTGACAAGAGATGGGAAAGACTTGTACCCGGAAATCAAGAAACGTGCGGCTGAAAAACAAAAAGAAAAACATGATGATATGGTTCGTTTGGAACTGATGAACCGTTTCGGCTATTACGTAACGGAATCGTCCGAGCATAACGCCGAATATCATCCATACTTCATCAAAAGGAACTATCCGGAACTCATCGATAAGTTGAACATTCCGCTTGATGAATACCCGCGCCGCTGTGTCAATCAAATTGAGGACTGGGTGAAAATGCGTGAAGACCTTGTTAACAATAAAAACCTGACACATAAACGTACACATGAATACGCTTCTTATATCATTGATGCAATGGAAACCGATAAACCATTTAAACTTCACGGAAATGTATTGAATACAGGCGGCTTAATCAATAACCTTCCGGAAAAATCCGTGGTTGAAGTTCTGTGCCTGGTTGATCGGAGCGGAATTACACCTTGTTATGTAGGAGAACTTCCTGAACAGCTGGCGGCGCTGAATCGTACCAACATCAACACTCAGCTTCTTACCATTGAAGCAGCTATAACAGGTAAGAGAGAACACATTTATCATGCCGCAATGCTTGATCCACATACGGCGGCAGAACTGTCTATCGATGATATCGTCTTATTATGTGATGACCTTATTGAAGCACATGGTGACTGGTTGCCTCAATTTAAAGGGTCAGCAGTTTTGAAGACAATCTAA
- a CDS encoding sterol desaturase family protein, giving the protein MFISLLVFVLYIIYMGVNAFTFLSFFIGIVTYAFMEYVTHRFLFHMKPPKNLFLLKLIKRLHYDHHLYPNDLKLLFLPLWYSLPNAGVLSLIFYSIVHSIELTVPFTMGLTVMLLIYEWKHYIAHVSIKPSTRLGRWLKKTHLLHHFKNENYWYGVSNPFFDMIFGTLKDEKEVKISSTAKNLEH; this is encoded by the coding sequence ATGTTTATTTCTTTACTTGTCTTTGTTCTGTATATTATTTACATGGGTGTTAATGCTTTTACATTTCTTTCATTTTTCATTGGAATCGTAACGTATGCATTTATGGAGTATGTCACACATCGCTTTCTTTTTCATATGAAGCCCCCGAAAAACTTATTTTTATTAAAGCTAATTAAACGCCTACACTACGATCATCATCTGTATCCTAATGATTTAAAATTACTATTTTTACCACTTTGGTATAGTCTACCTAATGCAGGAGTACTTTCACTTATTTTTTATAGTATAGTTCATTCAATTGAATTAACAGTTCCCTTTACGATGGGATTAACAGTCATGTTACTAATTTATGAATGGAAGCATTATATAGCTCATGTATCCATTAAACCTAGTACACGACTTGGAAGATGGTTGAAAAAAACACACTTGTTACATCATTTTAAAAATGAAAATTATTGGTATGGCGTTTCAAATCCATTTTTTGATATGATTTTTGGAACATTGAAAGACGAAAAAGAAGTAAAAATAAGTTCAACAGCAAAAAATTTAGAGCATTAA